In Nicotiana tabacum cultivar K326 chromosome 21, ASM71507v2, whole genome shotgun sequence, one DNA window encodes the following:
- the LOC107768299 gene encoding F-box protein At3g07870-like has product MTAVHLIIQKLMYLLLVATVEERIEKVDYLIDSNYQGIMLNGKMHWLTRFGKYNGRRDKLIVSFDLADEVFAEVPKVDFVDKPRIHKFHLAVVGDCLAVAITLPHQNGGGTEIWVMKEYNVKESWVKEFIIGAYTPTPNSVMEHLVKVVCLLKNEELLLEYKSGNVALYDPQNGVFRPLMFQGMPNWFSTLLFCFLKYFFCVIT; this is encoded by the coding sequence ATGACGGCCGTTCATTTAATAATTCAAAAGTTGATGTATTTACTCTTGGTGGCAACAGTTGAAGAGAGAATTGAGAAAGTTGATTACCTTATTGATTCAAATTATCAAGGAATTATGTTAAACGGGAAGATGCATTGGTTGACTCGATTTGGAAAGTATAATGGACGTCGTGATAAGCTTATTGTTTCCTTTGATTTAGCTGATGAGGTATTTGCTGAAGTTCCAAAGGTTGATTTTGTCGACAAGCCAAGAATTCACAAGTTTCATCTAGCAGTTGTTGGAGATTGTCTTGCTGTTGCTATAACTTTGCCTCACCAAAATGGCGGAGGAACAGAAATTTGGGTAATGAAAGAATACAATGTGAAAGAGTCATGGGTGAAGGAGTTCATAATTGGGGCTTATACACCAACTCCAAATTCTGTCATGGAACATTTGGTGAAAGTTGTATGCCTGTTGAAGAATGAAGAGCTCTTACTTGAGTACAAAAGTGGCAATGTGGCTTTATATGATCCTCAAAATGGTGTCTTTAGGCCTCTAATGTTTCAGGGAATGCCTAATTGGTTCAGCACTTTGTTGTTTTGTTTCCTGAAATATTTCTTCTGTGTAATTACATAA
- the LOC142175339 gene encoding protein FAR-RED IMPAIRED RESPONSE 1-like codes for MHGFFDGYITRQRTLKMFVHQYELAIRDKHEKELEAEYRSKGFQIVCESMFKWEEQAIQCYTHTMHEYFKTQLRKLYHCEVSSPDDHQVVPGVEKFIISDYSVVKNDRNPVEYTVEYIPIGNYFSCNCKWFESRGILY; via the coding sequence ATGCATGGGTTCTTTGATGGATATATTACCCGTCAAAGAACTCTTAAGATGTTTGTTCACCAGTATGAATTAGCTATAAGAGATAAGCATGAGAAAGAGTTGGAAGCGGAATACAGGTCAAAGGGATTTCAAATTGTGTGTGAGTCAATGTTCAAGTGGGAGGAGCAGGCAATTCAGTGTTATACACATACAATGCATGAATATTTCAAGACACAGCTAAGGAAATTGTATCATTGTGAAGTCAGCAGCCCCGACGATCATCAAGTTGTCCCTGGTGTTGAGAAATTTATCATTAGTGATTATTCAGTTGTAAAAAATGATAGAAATCCAGTTGAGTACACTGTTGAATATATACCTATCGGCAATTATTTTAGTTGTAACTGCAAATGGTTCGAGTCTAGAGGGATACTTTATTGA